Below is a window of Camelina sativa cultivar DH55 chromosome 11, Cs, whole genome shotgun sequence DNA.
GCAGCTAACCACTGTAGATTGTGAACATCTCCCACTCTGTATTTCCCGCGCAATATGCTCGCCCACAGGCTCGTACTGCCATTGAGCAAGTGCCAACCCAACTTCGCTTATAGAGCCTTATTCATATCGTGAGAGACTCTAATCCCAAGACCTCCTTCTCTCCTTGGTCTACAAACTCTGTCCCATGAGATTAAATGGAGTTTTCTTTTCTCAGGAGTAGACCCCCAAAGAAACGACCTTGACACTTTATCCAGACCATCCAGAACTGATTTGGGGAGGGCTATGGTACTCATCGTGTGTATTGGGATAGATTATAGCACAGATTTCGTCAGTGTAATTCTTCCCGCAAAGCTCAGGAAACGTCCTCGCCAACCTGCTAGTCGAGAGGAGACATTTTCAAGCACATCACCGAGCGTATCCTTATTAATTCTTTTCTGTAAGACAGGCATCCCAAGGTACTTCCCCAGATCAACTGTTGCCTTTATGCCACTCTCCTCACTGATCAGCTTCCCCAAATCCCTTGAAACATTCTTAGAAAAGAAGATTTTCGATTTCTCTAGACTGACTTTCTGACCAGATGTTGTACAAAACTTCTCCAGCACTCTCCTAATAACTCGAATCTGAGTAACTGATGCTTCCGCAAATAATATTAAGTCGTCCGCAAAGCATACATGCGAGAGTTGAGGTCCTCCTCGAGAAAGACAGATAGGTTTCCATTCTTTTGCAACTGTGGCCATATCTATCATGTGACATAGCCTTTCCATACAAAGCACAAAAAGGTAAGGGGACAACGGATCACCTTGTCTAAGTCCCCTTGCTGGTCGAAACGAGGTAGTTTTTTCACCATTCCAAAGAATTAACATTGAGGGACCTTTAACACACTGCAAAATCATCTGGACCCATCTCTCCTCCAAACCAGCAACCCGTAGAGTATCCTCTAAAAAATCCCACCTAATCTGATCATATGCTTTTTCTAAGTCTAACTTTAGAAGCATCCAACCTTTTTTACCCTTCTTTCGATGCATGGAATGCACTGCCTCCTGAACTACAACGATATTGTCTGTACTCAAGCGTCCTGGAATAAAACTTGACTGTGCGGGTCCAATAAGCTTCCCAATAACACGCTTCAACCGAAGCACCAACTTTTTAGTTAGAATCTTGAACAAAACGTTACACAAACTGATGGGACGAAACTGAGTTATCCTCTCCTGGTTAGTCACCATTGCTATGAGTACAACAAGTACATCATTAGTTTCTAGTGGGAGAACCCCTGTATTAAAGAATTCCAAGGCAAATCTGACTACTGATTCACCAACTACTTCCCAACAATCTTGATAGAACACCGGCTGGTAACCATCAGGACCCGGAGCTTTAAACCTTCCCATGCTCTGTACTGACTCTATCACCTCAGTGGCAAGAAAAGGCTTATTTAACTCGAATTGTTCCCCCTGTGTAAGCGAGACAAACCCCTCCGGAGATAGTTTGTCCACCACTACTGGAACATCATCCATTGAATACAAACGCCTATAGTATTCCACAACAAGAAGTTCCAACTCCTCCGTATTGGTAATCCAGACATCCTCTTCATTTTTCAACATCTCAATCCTATTGTGACGTCTTCTGATGACCGTTGACGTGTGGAAATACTGAGTATTTCTATCCCCAAGTGTAATCCATTTCTCTCTGGATTTTTGGAACCAGAGCACCTCTTCCTGCTCTAGCACAACATCAAACGAATGTAGTAGTTCTTCTTCCTTTCGCAGCATATCATCAGACTGATGAAGCTCCAACGCATCTTGAACTACTTGTATTTCACGCATCAAtgattccttcttcctctggaTATCTCCAAACACTTCTCTATTCCATTTTTTAAGAGTAACCTGCAAAGCAGACAAGGCAGCCGGAGTCTTTAAATGACCATCCCACGATGCAGCAAGTAATTCTTTGAAACTATGATGCTTCAACCAGGCTGCTTCGAAGCGGAAGAGCCTGCGTTGAGGATCCCGTCTAACCACTGGAGACAGCTGGACATACAAAGGCGCATGATCTGACGCCAAGAAAGGTAAATGAGACGCACAAGCATCCTGCCATTTTAGTCTCGTTTGAGGACAGCACAAGACTCTGTCGAGCTCTTTGCGATGAAGTTACATTCGGTTTTCCCTCTTTTCCATGTATACTTGTTCCCACGAAATCCCAGATCAATCAAAGAAAGGCTGTTGATCCATTCACCGAAAGCCAACGAATCCGATGATAACCTCCCATTGCCACCTGATCGTTCATCCACACGAAGTATGGTATTAAAATCCCCTCCAATGAGTAATGGCTCCTCTAAAGATTGGATAATACCACTCAACTTCTCCCATAGACCACTGCGACAAGTCACTGATGGAGCTGCATACACCACGATAACGTTCAACACCTCTGAACCGGATGTTATCTGTGCTTGTATGAATTGATCCGCTGCCTCCACAATAACCAAATCCCCAATACTCGATCGCCACAAAAGCCATAAGCCCCCACTCTAGCCCTCTGCATCCACTCTAAATGAGTTCTCAAACCCAAGACCTTGACAAATTCTACTCGCTCTATCTCCAGCAGCGTGAGTTTCAAACAACGCAAGCATCTCCGTCGGGTGCTTCTTCAGCATATACCGGATTGCTCTTCTAAAATTGGGTTTATTCGCCGCCTGGCAGTTCCACAATAAACAATTCATCAGCAATTGTAAACCAAAGCTCCAAACTACCGGGGAAAGGCGTTATGGTCGACCTCGACCCTCCCCATCCTTTGCATATCTCCTGAGATAGGATCAAACCACTATCAACCTGGGTATGTTCCTGCCCATCAGACAACTGCATACCGACCTCTGCGTCCCGTCTCATTATTTCCTCCGGTGGACGACTTCTCCAATCAGTCGAGAACACTCCTCCCGATCTCCCCACGTCAAACGACTCCACCCGGAGTCTTTTTCCACTTGTGAAACCCCCTGTCTCTCCCGTGGTGGGTCCAAAAACCAACCCTCGTGTGAGCTTGAAGGAgagattattatgtttttacttCGGTCCATTGGGCTCAAAAACCTTCCCACCACCTGGCATGTTATTTTTCGGTCCATCACGGTGCACCCCTTTATCCTTCtccaaatttaaattaaacgGCACCACCTTAGCTTATGAATCAAGTCTCCCACGATTTGCCATCCTAGCTGGATATTCATTCTCCTTATTTGGACCACTTAATACGGCAACTTCCCTAACTTCTCCCGATAGCAAATTATCTCCCAAATTACCATAACTGTTTGATATTTCCAAATCCAAAGATTTTGGAATCCCCTGCAGATTTTCCTGCGATCCACCGGACTGTGATTTCGCTGCAAACACAATCTCAGCCGGCGGCTTGTCTACCCGTCGTCCCTTTCTACCAACCACCGTGAACGCCTCCTCTTGGCCAGACACGACTGATGCCTCTGTTCCCATTTGCGTTAACATTGGAACCCCAGAAGACTCCACCGGCACACCAACCTTCTCCATCGGAGCGCCCGACTTTTCCGCCGCTCGTTTGGGACATGCATGGACCAAATGACCATACATACCACACAGAGAACAGATTTTTGGCAACCCCTCATATGCCACAAAGTACCTCTCCCTATTCACAACCACTGAACCCTTCAACGGTTTAGTGAGATTAACCTCTACACACACTCTGGCAAAGCGAGCTCGCTCACACTTTGTGGTTGTCACATCCACCCGAAGAGGCTTTCCCAACCCACGCGCAATAGCCATAAGGATCGATCTATGATAGAATGTCAGCGGAAGATCAGACACCCTAACCCAAACCGGCGTTGTTACAATCTCATCACGCGAAGGGTTAAAATCTGGTGACCAATCCTTTACTAACAAGCAATGACCAAACACCCTCCATGGTCCCCCCGTTAAAGCCGCCATGTACTCCTCCTCTAAATCAAATCGGACCATAAAGTACTGGTGAGGGAGATTTATAACCACCATGCCCCCACTTGGTTTCCACATCTCACGCAACTTCCGACTCATAACAGCGATAGGAACATGACTCCCTAAAACTTTCACGATCATGCAATGCTTCCACAACCCCCGCATCGCTTCAATCACTTCCTCCTCAACCGTTATGACCGGTTCACCCGCTTCCCCATCCGGGAACTCCAACCGGACTCTTTCTGTGACAAACGCATCATCCAGTACACTCTCTGGAAGAGGAACCCCTCCAGCAGTGCACCTCCGTACTTTGTCCACCCATCTACCTGGAGCATCCGGTGGATCCCCAGGAGATCTCCCTTTCTCTCCGATATCCATCATAATCACACCCTGCTCGTCCGCCACCCCATCCCCGTCACAAACTCTCGCCATTCGCTTTATCGAATATTGTTCcatactatttattttattattatttttttctttgatgttaAACACATAAAGCAATGGACTTCCATCAAGCCTTTTATTCACTTGAAGATTACAGTAGATAATGGACATGTAATATTTTTCCATGTTTTTGATGGAACCAAAACTGCACACGTTACcaaaaaatgattgttttacatcatttattcTATTTGTTTGTATCATTTTAAAACGATGCTAAAATAATTTGcatcatttaaataaataatttacattttgttgatgcaaataatttgtatcgattaaaataaatatttgtttcaattaCTGTATTAATGTTCATTTACATCACTTATAAAAAATGTTGcatcatttttactaaattgatataaaatatttgcatcattacGGATCTTTGCTTTCGTTGGCTATAAAGActcaaataaaccaaaaatataggACGTTACAATTATCTATGCCAACAACTGTAATAGTAAGTATTTCAATTCTTTTGGTGAATTACATGTGTTTTTATTTAGTAAAATCATCTAATAAATATGTTTGATTTCATTTCATGACCAAGAGGAAGAGTGACAATAGACAATCAAGCTGCCGATATGTGTATTAAGGATGAGTTAAATGATTTCCTTAAAAATAGCTTGTGTTATTCCGACCGATTAGGCAAAGTCTTGTAAGATAATTGTTAGGTGATTTTTCGGTGAAAATTTGAATATCTGTAAACTCGTTGTATAGATATACAAACAATCGTTACTGTACTCAGTTTGTAAATTGTTTAATATACACTTTTTGTGACCTATGTCTCTATCAAATTGATTAATATATGGCATCCACTTCCATAGGACCATTTATATCATTATCTATTCACAAGTACATTGTGAATCatacacatatatttatttgatttaatacAAAAACCACACATTTTACATACTAGTTGGATATTTTTATAAGGACATGACTTgattaattaagaaattattattatatacatcaATGGGATTACACTTGCACTCTCCTCTTGATCTTCACCTTTAGCCCACCAGCCATGTGAGCCGTTAACAGAGGAACAAATACCGGCCGGTTATTGCGAACTGGTACAATTTCAAACCGACTCAATACTGAACCAACCACGTATTTCATTTGTGTGAAAGCCATGTCTTTGCCTATGCACACCCTTGGTCCGGCTTGGAAAACCGGAAACTTGAACGAGCTAACACTTTTCAAAACCGGTTTAGTACCGTAATTTGGTTCTTCCTCAAACCACCGGTTCGGTTTAAACTCGTCCCAGTCTTGCCCCCACACCTTCTCCATCCTTCCCATACCGTAAGGGAAATAAGTAACTTTGTCTCCTTTTCTGACAAATGTTCCGTCCGGCAAAACGTCGTCGTTGGCTGCATGCTTCGAGTCCCAAGCCACTGGTGGGTAAAGCCTCATTGCTTCACAGAGACATGCTTTCGTGTAACTCATCTCTCTCAAATCCTCGAACCCTAACCCTAAAGGTCCTTTGCCTCTCACTTCTTCCAGTATATTTTTCTCTACGTCATCGTTTTGACTCAACAACCAAAACAGCCACGTCATCGCCGCCGACGTAGTATCCCTTCCCGCCATAATAAAGCTTATGACACTATCCCTCACGGCTTCTTCCCCGTGGCCAGATGCGAGAAACCTCGACAAGAGGTCTTGCTTGTCCGATACGTCGCCACCGATATCGAGGCTTTTCTTTTTGGCACGGATGATCTCGGAGACAGACGCGTGTACGGTCATGATCGCTTCTCTCAGCCTCCTCTCGCTCCCTATGTTCAACAAACGCTTCAGCTTCCACACGGCGTAAACCGGCTCCGTGGCGCGGCGAGCGCTGATCTCCGCCGCTACATCGAAAGCCTTAACAAGATCCGGAACGGGTCGAGTCAAATCCAAACAATCTGGATCCCAACCCAACGAAACTTTACAAACAACATCGAAGGCAAAGCGCTTCAAAACCTCCTGAAGATCAACCGTACCTCCACCGTCCGCGGCGGAGGAAAGCACCGGAATGAGGCGGTTTTGAACTTCCTCACGGAGGATTTCGAAAGTGAATTCCCTAAGAGAACGCATAGTAAACTCGTGGCTCGCAAGTTTACGCTGAGAGCTCCATAACTCGCCGTCAGAATTAAAGATTCCGCCGCCGAGTAGATCTCCGAGTAGCTCGGTGAAAGGTTTGCCTTTAGGGAAgttacaaaaatttgttttgagaATGTGCTCGACGTTTTCTGGGTTCGCAGTGATAATAGTCCGACGACGGAAGAGGAGATCGAAGGTGATAGTTTGAGAAGGAGAGACACGGAGGAGATCGGTGTACCACTGAAGAAGACGGTGGCGGTTTTTGTTAAAGGAGATAATAGAGCCGATGAGCGGATACGACGTCGGTTTAGAGGATGATGTGgttttgggttttagggttttgttgtttGAAAAGGATGAGAAGATGAATATGAACCCCATGACTGGGAATAGGATGAGAAATAATGCATTGAACATTTCCATTTTGGAattctttggtttcttgtttgggtaagttaattatgtttgttttcctaCATGTTCTTGGTCTGTAAAGGAactattttacatatatagaagaatgaaaacagaataaaaagTTGTGGCTCCGACCATATGACTTCGGTACAGAACACGacataattaataaagttatcatctttttctttattgtcactctttttattttatttgctaaGTGATTGTCTCAACCCTAATTTTGATCAACGAATACGAAGTTGTTTTGGGTAGAtgaaagtttttctttttttttcttcgtcttacaaatgtaaaaatgtcatttttaaaaattacaaaaaagaaatggaaaacgGAAATATGTGTAGgctcgttttttatttttgtcaaatatcTAAGCTACTTTTAGAAAGAAGTTATCAAACATATGTTGGGCTGTTTGACCATTATAAATTAGACTTTCAAGGATTTTGCTTTTTACTAACAAGAAAAATTGGTATtctctttgatataaaaaaatagtttaacttgatcaacaaagtTGTTTTTGCTTGAAAAGATGAAGGAAGTAAACTATAGTGTCAAACTGATAAAGAAGTAAAACGTTTTATTAAATGTCGACGCAACATGGCAATCACACAGACACagggaccaaaaaaaaatgaagattgaTTTGGACAAGCTAGTACCACCCCGCACTGGTGGGCAAGTCTCCGgccaaaatttaataatatcactacaagaaaaatgtAGACACGGTTCAGACACTGAAAAGGTTAAACATTTtgtgtgttatgtttttttctacTATGTTTAGGTTTGATAcgtaaaacattcaaattattattgatTAATGGAGATAAACTTATAATATAGATCTCTAATGTGATGTAAGTAGAGTTGTTTATTGTAAGTCTGTATGCATAGTCTTTTGTGATGCGCGGAATTGAACCGTCGTTGTAAAATtgtttgtataaatatatatatgtcaatttttaaaaatactaatacaGATAGCTAGATTTGCTCTCCATCTATGTTAAAACCattaactacaaaaaaaaaaattgaaagcatCTGCTACTGAcgccaaaaaaagaagaagaaaaagtacgCATTTTGATTGTAAGGTTGTTGGTTGCATACAATTACaagcaacatataattaagaatataatcaaatcaaaattagcctgttttcattagttttgtttcttaaatcatttttaataatataaaagaagGTATCAAGTAAGAAACGTTTCCAACATTTCTTATATTAGAAAcatttctttgatttgttgaaaaatattgcttattttattattattttggtttaaagaaaattttaagaaaccCCTAAAAAACACCAATGAGGATAGTCTTAGTGGAATATTACACATAGGTTGTTTTAGAATCTTTCTTTCAGTTAATTAGTACATCTAATAGTACTAATTAGTACAAACGCTATTAGTAATCTAATCATTAATTATAAGTTCCAGCACGTGATGACATAACTGGGGTTTATTGAATAATGAAATTTGATTCTTGGGGGTTCTCGAAGATCTTTTGAATCAAAGGGAATATCGAATAATATACGATAGcataatattatatatgcaataaacattttttttttaaaaagcatttGTAAAGAATCTTAAGGAGTTGGTCCGTATATATGCCGGCCAGAGACCAAGATAAAAAAAGTGTCGATAAGAAGAGATGCGAAGAGTCTCTTATTCATGGCTAAATCCGAATTCTGATCGAAACGCATAATATATTGCGGTTCATATTTCGAACCATAAACTATATGTTTTAGCCATTTTCCatagttgtaacttgtaaaactcgatttttacaaataaaaaaaatatcttcataaTCGATAGAACTACTTACAAATTTTGCCATATATATAATGGTGAACTATCATTCTATCAAAGATTATTGTGTCCAATATGATTGCACGTATGTTGGTTCTAAACTTCtaattatattaattgaatCAAAGCTCTATACAAGTCTAATGAGTTGTAGCTAGgta
It encodes the following:
- the LOC104726960 gene encoding cytochrome P450 94B1 produces the protein MEMFNALFLILFPVMGFIFIFSSFSNNKTLKPKTTSSSKPTSYPLIGSIISFNKNRHRLLQWYTDLLRVSPSQTITFDLLFRRRTIITANPENVEHILKTNFCNFPKGKPFTELLGDLLGGGIFNSDGELWSSQRKLASHEFTMRSLREFTFEILREEVQNRLIPVLSSAADGGGTVDLQEVLKRFAFDVVCKVSLGWDPDCLDLTRPVPDLVKAFDVAAEISARRATEPVYAVWKLKRLLNIGSERRLREAIMTVHASVSEIIRAKKKSLDIGGDVSDKQDLLSRFLASGHGEEAVRDSVISFIMAGRDTTSAAMTWLFWLLSQNDDVEKNILEEVRGKGPLGLGFEDLREMSYTKACLCEAMRLYPPVAWDSKHAANDDVLPDGTFVRKGDKVTYFPYGMGRMEKVWGQDWDEFKPNRWFEEEPNYGTKPVLKSVSSFKFPVFQAGPRVCIGKDMAFTQMKYVVGSVLSRFEIVPVRNNRPVFVPLLTAHMAGGLKVKIKRRVQV